A DNA window from Paramormyrops kingsleyae isolate MSU_618 chromosome 10, PKINGS_0.4, whole genome shotgun sequence contains the following coding sequences:
- the LOC111859773 gene encoding chordin-like protein 1, with amino-acid sequence MAAQRGLRDLSVLLGWMLLQTIGDRVQSDPSKQSNRLCTFQEKKYRLGEQWHPYLEPYGYVYCVSCLCTEGGNVLCNRVRCPPLKCSSPVPMPQQCCHRCPEVSPPPPAAHNAGKPCVYKGALYQHGDVFVAEGLFPSRHANQCSQCSCSEGKVYCRLRTCPKLSCPSPVSVPESCCQVCKESGDRDAPWDQGEVERPRQPANRGARHSYQRAQYELLPFRSLAAVPHQPSFRSHRRLLTDQNRAAGTTMQIVIDKREQQSWVCVSNGKTYSHGESWHPVLRSFGVMECVLCTCNVTRQECKKIHCPEHYPCKYPQKVEGRCCKVCQAEELALKNEDSREYFCGEETWPVYESLESAGEDNIRTVALETDPSEEVELHIWTIAKGLLRNFQIKKVPVMDFNKHSDFKPLTRTTQSRWKIFREGELQISQMCAKRSCRTELEDLVRVLFLDKPERDHC; translated from the exons ATGGCGGCACAGCGGGGGCTCAGAGATCTCAGCGTCCTGCTGGGGTGGATGTTACTGCAAACCATCGGCGACAGGGTGCAGTCAGACCCCTCGAAAC AATCCAACAGGTTGTGCACGTTTCAGGAGAAGAAGTACAGACTGGGAGAGCAGTGGCACCCGTACTTGGAGCCGTACGGATATGTGTATTGCGTTAGCTGTCTTTGCACCGAG GGGGGTAACGTGCTGTGTAACCGTGTAAGGTGCCCCCCCCTGAAGTGCAGCAGCCCCGTGCCGATGCCGCAACAGTGCTGCCATCGGTGCCCAG AGGTGTCCCCGCCCCCACCAGCCGCCCACAACGCAGGGAAGCCCTGTGTCTATAAAGGTGCGCTGTACCAGCACGGGGATGTCTTTGTAGCGGAGGGTCTCTTCCCCAGTCGCCATGCCAACCAGTGTTCCCAGTGCAGCTGCTCT GAAGGCAAAGTTTACTGCCGGCTGCGCACCTGCCCCAAGCTGAGCTGCCCATCCCCCGTGTCTGTGCCGGAGTCCTGCTGCCAGGTTTGTAAAG AATCCGGCGACAGAGACGCACCGTGGGACCAGGGCGAAGTGGAGCGCCCCCGCCAGCCGGCAAACAGAGGGGCG AGGCACTCGTACCAGCGCGCGCAGTACGAGCTGCTGCCCTTCCGCTCCCTGGCTGCAGTCCCCCACCAGCCCAGCTTCCGTTCGCACCGGCGGCTTCTGACTGACCAGAACCGGGCGGCTGGCACTACAATGCAGATCGTCATCGACAAGCGTGAGCAGCAGAGCTGGG TATGTGTCTCCAACGGTAAGACATACTCCCACGGCGAGTCCTGGCACCCTGTCCTCCGCTCCTTCGGCGTTATGGAGTGCGTCCTCTGCACGTGCAACGTCACCCGGCAGGAATGCAAGAAGATCCACTGCCCTGAGCATTACCCCTGCAAATACCCCCAGAAGGTCGAGGGCAGGTGCTGCAAGGTTTGTCAAG CAGAGGAGCTGGCTCTGAAGAACGAGGACAGCAGGGAGTATTTCTGTGGGGAGGAAACATGGCCAGTGTACGAGTCCCTGGAATCTGCGGGAGAGGACAACATCAGGACCGTCGCCCTGGAGACGGATCCATCAGAAGAAGTCGAGCTGCACATATGGACCATCGCTAAAG GCCTCCTCAGAAACTTCCAGATCAAGAAGGTCCCCGTGATGGACTTCAACAAGCACAGCGATTTTAAACCATTGACAAGGACGACACAGA GCCGGTGGAAGATCTTCCGCGAAGGGGAGCTGCAGATCAGCCAGATGTGCGCGAAGCGGTCCTGCCGCACGGAACTGGAAGACCTGGTACGGGTTCTGTTCCTGGACAAGCCAGAGAGGGACCACTGCTGA